In the genome of Cellvibrio sp. KY-YJ-3, one region contains:
- the gspF gene encoding type II secretion system inner membrane protein GspF produces the protein MGAYSYKALNDEGKTVKGILEGDSERHIRTQLRAKKLKPLEVLSAGNEAQATAGDGLDVAAWSRRRASRLSTRELSLITRQLASLVKSGLPLDEALHATAKQSQKANVKRVVLQVRTKVLEGFSLAQALGDNPVAFNDMYRALVRAGEGSGYLSPVLERLADYTQTSQQLQQRIKMAMIYPIVMLVVSLAVIIALMVLVVPKLVKIFEQGKRELPALTEGLIATSEFLLNYGVYLFVALIGLYFFIKHLMRDPKRLRAWHVVQLKLPVIGELVKQINSARFAATLSLLSASGVPLLQALNISGQVMTNKILQEACDQVAAAVREGMSLSRALENTGHFPPLLVQLVASGETNGTLPQQLDNASKDQERELEMMLGVAMGLLEPATIIFMGGAVCVIVLAILTPIFEMTKLG, from the coding sequence ATGGGTGCCTACAGTTACAAAGCGCTGAACGATGAGGGTAAAACCGTTAAGGGGATTCTCGAAGGGGATTCCGAACGGCATATCCGCACGCAATTGCGCGCTAAAAAGCTCAAACCCTTGGAAGTGCTCAGTGCGGGCAATGAGGCCCAAGCCACTGCCGGTGACGGGTTGGATGTTGCAGCCTGGTCGCGCCGTCGCGCCAGTCGCTTGAGTACACGCGAATTAAGTCTTATCACCCGCCAGTTGGCCTCATTAGTTAAGTCTGGTCTGCCGCTCGATGAAGCCCTGCATGCCACCGCCAAACAATCGCAAAAAGCCAATGTAAAACGGGTAGTGTTGCAGGTACGCACCAAAGTGCTGGAGGGGTTTAGCTTGGCGCAGGCTCTGGGCGATAACCCGGTGGCATTTAACGATATGTATCGCGCACTGGTGCGTGCCGGTGAAGGCTCAGGCTATTTAAGCCCGGTATTGGAGCGGTTGGCGGATTACACCCAAACCAGTCAGCAGCTGCAGCAGCGGATCAAAATGGCAATGATCTACCCGATTGTAATGCTGGTGGTCAGTCTCGCCGTGATCATCGCGCTGATGGTGCTGGTAGTACCCAAGCTGGTTAAAATTTTTGAGCAGGGCAAACGCGAGTTACCCGCCTTGACTGAGGGCCTTATCGCCACCAGTGAGTTTTTGCTGAACTACGGTGTTTATTTGTTTGTCGCTCTGATCGGGCTCTATTTCTTCATTAAACACCTGATGCGCGACCCTAAACGCTTGCGTGCCTGGCACGTGGTGCAATTGAAGTTGCCGGTAATTGGTGAGTTGGTGAAGCAGATCAACTCGGCGCGTTTTGCCGCCACTTTGAGTTTGTTATCGGCCAGTGGCGTGCCGCTGTTGCAGGCACTCAATATTTCCGGCCAGGTGATGACCAATAAAATTCTGCAAGAGGCCTGCGACCAAGTTGCCGCTGCGGTGCGCGAGGGCATGAGTTTAAGCCGTGCATTGGAAAATACGGGCCATTTTCCACCCTTGCTGGTGCAATTAGTGGCCAGTGGCGAAACCAACGGCACCTTACCGCAACAACTGGACAACGCCTCCAAAGATCAGGAGCGCGAGCTGGAAATGATGCTGGGGGTCGCCATGGGCTTATTGGAACCGGCCACGATTATTTTTATGGGTGGGGCTGTGTGCGTCATTGTATTAGCGATCCTCACCCCGATTTTTGAAATGACCAAACTGGGTTAA
- the gspE gene encoding type II secretion system ATPase GspE, whose product MVNEHLEQALPLDEQAIVPEPAVYERLPFGYASAHGVMLDETEADGLPRVLHKPGLTLEVLLELQRILGPALQFEELPAEDFQKRLTREYQSGDGAAQRAAEDLGNEFDLSSMADDLADRTDLLAGDDDAPIIRLINAILSQAVREGASDIHLEPFEDRVSVRFRIDGVLTEVLSPKAELAPVLVSRLKVMARLDIAEKRLPQDGRITVRLAGHAVDIRVSTIPSAFGERIVLRLLDQAAGQLRLEQLQMPQLVYERLTKNLLKPHGIILVTGPTGSGKTTTLYAGLSHINTRSRNILTIEDPVEYLLPGIGQTQVNTKVDMTFARGLRAILRQDPDVVMVGEIRDGETAEIAIQASLTGHLVLSTLHTNTAIGAVLRLKDMGVEPFLLASSLEVVMAQRLVRVLCSHCKETYLPSDAERDMLKLPADTSIWRPAPSGCKHCNHQGYRGRKGIYELIEISERLRHLIHEQAGEQELLAEARKHSPSMSDDGRQCVLNGITSIEEVLRVTTQL is encoded by the coding sequence ATGGTGAACGAGCACTTAGAACAAGCGCTGCCGCTGGATGAGCAGGCCATAGTTCCTGAGCCTGCCGTTTATGAGCGCCTACCTTTCGGTTATGCGTCTGCCCACGGCGTCATGCTTGATGAGACTGAGGCCGATGGTCTGCCGCGAGTCCTGCACAAACCGGGCTTGACCCTGGAAGTATTGCTGGAACTGCAGCGCATTTTGGGGCCAGCCCTGCAATTTGAAGAATTGCCCGCCGAAGATTTCCAAAAGCGTTTGACCCGCGAATACCAAAGCGGAGATGGCGCCGCCCAGCGCGCCGCTGAGGACTTGGGCAATGAGTTTGATTTGTCATCCATGGCCGACGACTTGGCCGACCGCACTGACTTGCTCGCAGGCGATGATGACGCGCCAATTATCCGTCTAATAAACGCCATCCTCTCGCAAGCGGTGCGTGAAGGCGCTTCCGATATCCACCTTGAACCCTTTGAAGACCGGGTATCTGTGCGCTTTCGTATCGATGGGGTATTGACCGAAGTGCTCTCACCCAAAGCCGAATTGGCACCGGTACTGGTATCGCGCTTGAAGGTAATGGCGCGCCTCGATATCGCCGAAAAACGTCTGCCGCAGGATGGTCGTATCACCGTGCGCCTCGCCGGTCACGCGGTGGATATCCGGGTATCGACAATCCCTTCTGCTTTTGGTGAGCGCATCGTATTGCGTCTGCTCGATCAGGCCGCTGGCCAGTTGCGCCTAGAGCAGCTGCAAATGCCGCAACTGGTCTATGAGCGCCTCACCAAAAACTTGCTCAAACCCCACGGTATTATTCTGGTAACCGGCCCTACCGGTTCGGGGAAAACCACTACGCTCTATGCGGGCTTGAGCCACATCAATACCCGCAGTCGCAACATTTTGACAATTGAAGATCCGGTCGAATATTTGTTGCCAGGTATCGGCCAAACCCAGGTGAATACCAAGGTCGATATGACTTTTGCCCGCGGTCTGCGCGCCATATTGCGGCAAGACCCAGACGTGGTGATGGTGGGGGAAATTCGCGACGGCGAAACCGCTGAAATTGCAATTCAGGCATCCTTGACCGGTCACTTGGTGCTGTCGACCCTGCACACCAATACCGCCATCGGTGCGGTGTTGCGGTTGAAAGACATGGGTGTTGAACCCTTCCTGCTCGCATCGAGCTTGGAAGTGGTGATGGCACAGCGTTTGGTGCGTGTGCTCTGTTCACACTGTAAAGAAACCTACCTGCCGAGTGATGCGGAGCGCGATATGCTCAAGCTGCCGGCGGACACCTCTATCTGGCGTCCGGCGCCGAGTGGTTGTAAGCATTGCAACCATCAAGGCTATCGTGGCCGTAAAGGTATTTATGAGCTGATTGAAATCAGCGAGCGCCTGCGTCACCTGATTCACGAACAAGCTGGCGAGCAGGAGCTATTGGCCGAGGCGCGTAAACACAGTCCATCCATGAGCGACGATGGCCGTCAGTGTGTCCTTAATGGCATCACCAGCATTGAAGAAGTGCTGCGTGTGACGACACAACTGTAA
- the gspD gene encoding type II secretion system secretin GspD has protein sequence MIRFHGRDNNKIIFRKAVGRLLLAALISVSGTSLAQVQAVEGQGEMRWSVNFNDTDIQDVIKSIAGLTGKTIIIDPKVRGPIKVINTRPLNAKELYELFLASLDVHGFTAVESGNIVRVVMNRDARQFAIPTENSIKDRDDLYITQVIPLKNTSAAKILAALRPLVPQYGHLTTYEPSNALIITDTRANAARISELVVQLDKIGITHTDVIPLRYANAADVVAMLTQLEKPDPNRGMTTAPPVIVADKRTNAVVVSGDDLTRQRLKFLIDDLDRPQSKSSNVRVFYLKYAKAEDVAKVLSGMLQSLGQGKQAEGAPANAAQPAVQADEATNSVLITADVDTMDTLLSIVDSLDIRRAQVLVEAIIVELSSGNDKELGIEWMYRNDDAGFGGSTNSGALASVGAAAFDIEENGSSGDSLVQLAAGVAGIPGQLFGVGRLGGKTDFLAVLKMLQTDDSSNILSTPNLLTTDNTEASILVGEQVPFRTGSYSGLGNTGTTGNTGFSSPFNTINREDVGIKLQVTPHINEGDSVVLDIEQEISSVVRNTEDGPVTSKREVKTQILSADGQTVVLGGLIKDDVLVSNSRVPVLGSIPVLGHLFRSQTSKKVKTNLLIFIRPTIIRDDRVLTGATAEKYQAIREKQIDTRRNKGLLLNNSDIPVLPEWEEQIERYRQSLPAEADSTEATGE, from the coding sequence GTGATCCGGTTTCATGGTCGTGACAATAACAAGATCATCTTTCGCAAAGCAGTGGGGCGCCTGCTGCTTGCGGCGTTGATCAGCGTGAGTGGCACCTCACTAGCCCAGGTACAGGCAGTTGAGGGTCAGGGTGAAATGCGCTGGTCGGTCAACTTTAACGATACCGATATTCAGGATGTGATCAAATCCATCGCGGGCTTGACCGGTAAAACCATCATCATTGACCCCAAGGTACGCGGTCCAATCAAGGTGATAAATACCCGTCCACTGAATGCCAAAGAGTTGTATGAGCTCTTCCTTGCCTCATTGGATGTGCATGGTTTTACCGCAGTGGAGAGTGGCAATATTGTGCGTGTGGTAATGAACCGCGATGCCCGCCAGTTTGCTATACCCACCGAAAATAGCATTAAAGATCGCGATGACCTGTATATCACCCAGGTGATTCCGCTGAAAAATACCAGCGCCGCCAAAATTCTCGCCGCATTGCGCCCGCTGGTGCCGCAATACGGTCACCTCACCACCTATGAACCGAGCAACGCGCTGATTATTACCGATACCCGTGCCAATGCGGCGCGTATCAGCGAGTTGGTTGTACAGCTCGATAAAATCGGCATTACCCATACTGATGTCATTCCGCTGCGCTACGCCAATGCGGCTGATGTAGTGGCGATGCTCACCCAGCTGGAAAAACCCGATCCCAACCGCGGTATGACTACCGCACCACCGGTAATTGTTGCCGATAAGCGCACCAATGCCGTTGTTGTGAGTGGTGATGACCTAACCCGTCAGCGTCTCAAGTTTTTGATCGATGACCTGGATCGTCCGCAATCCAAAAGTAGCAATGTTCGTGTCTTCTACCTGAAATATGCCAAGGCGGAAGATGTGGCCAAGGTGCTCTCAGGGATGTTGCAAAGTTTAGGTCAGGGCAAGCAAGCGGAGGGTGCTCCCGCTAACGCTGCCCAACCTGCGGTGCAGGCCGATGAAGCAACCAATTCGGTGCTGATCACTGCTGATGTCGACACAATGGACACCTTGTTGTCCATTGTGGATAGCCTGGATATCCGTCGTGCCCAAGTCTTAGTGGAGGCAATCATTGTTGAGCTATCCAGCGGGAATGATAAAGAGCTGGGTATTGAATGGATGTACCGTAACGATGATGCTGGTTTTGGTGGTTCTACCAATAGTGGTGCGTTGGCCTCGGTAGGGGCTGCGGCGTTTGATATTGAAGAAAACGGCTCTTCCGGAGACTCATTGGTTCAATTGGCCGCCGGTGTGGCAGGTATTCCCGGTCAGCTGTTTGGTGTTGGTCGTTTGGGGGGTAAAACTGACTTCTTGGCTGTATTGAAAATGCTGCAGACCGACGACTCGAGCAACATTCTTTCAACACCGAATTTACTGACTACCGACAACACCGAAGCCTCCATTCTGGTGGGCGAACAGGTTCCTTTCAGAACCGGCTCCTATTCTGGTTTGGGTAACACGGGCACCACGGGAAATACTGGTTTCAGCAGTCCCTTTAATACTATCAACCGCGAAGATGTGGGTATCAAATTACAAGTCACTCCGCATATCAATGAAGGTGATAGCGTGGTACTGGATATTGAACAGGAAATTTCCAGTGTGGTGCGTAATACCGAAGATGGCCCCGTCACCAGTAAACGCGAAGTAAAAACCCAAATCCTGTCGGCTGATGGCCAAACCGTGGTACTGGGTGGTTTGATTAAAGATGATGTTTTGGTCTCTAACAGTCGTGTGCCGGTATTGGGCAGCATTCCGGTTCTCGGGCATTTATTCCGCAGCCAGACCTCCAAAAAAGTAAAAACTAACCTGTTGATTTTCATTCGCCCAACCATTATTCGCGATGATCGCGTATTAACCGGCGCGACTGCCGAGAAGTATCAAGCGATTCGTGAAAAGCAAATTGATACTCGTCGCAACAAAGGCTTGTTGCTGAATAATAGCGACATTCCAGTCTTGCCCGAATGGGAAGAACAGATTGAACGCTATCGCCAATCACTACCTGCAGAAGCCGATTCCACTGAGGCTACAGGGGAGTGA
- the gspC gene encoding type II secretion system protein GspC, translating to MQDRLQSNRAVFEQRTAQLEVQLRRFFALLNRIPLQRWQWLVMLLLVIWLSHSLARLLWLVVPAPEIPPASVSLLATQADTGSTTTEAVNITQLKSLAPFGDVAAAPPVEQAPAVVSDIEASSDTQLNLVLRGVIGSSTESAARAIIVAGDKADVYAVGDTLPVGNKVTLAKVLDVRVIINNNGSFESLWMFKDDPNAPKLTSSYSAPPAQDNSAANFQPPSLTGDKSPVYDSPSAAAEPSMAQVTKTLADVVAMSIYREGGQVVGYKIRPGRNAELFDALGLQADDIVTAVNGVPLSAPGKVMEIYKSMGSATSANLEIRRGGSTVNLDVMLK from the coding sequence ATGCAAGATAGATTGCAATCGAACAGAGCTGTTTTTGAGCAGCGCACTGCCCAGTTGGAAGTTCAGCTGCGCCGTTTCTTTGCGCTTTTAAACCGCATCCCCCTGCAGCGCTGGCAATGGCTGGTTATGCTGTTATTAGTCATTTGGTTAAGCCACAGCCTTGCGCGCTTGCTGTGGCTGGTAGTGCCAGCACCCGAAATTCCTCCTGCCAGTGTGTCCCTGCTTGCGACCCAAGCGGATACAGGTTCTACGACCACCGAAGCAGTCAATATTACCCAATTAAAATCCCTTGCCCCTTTCGGTGATGTAGCCGCTGCACCGCCCGTAGAACAGGCGCCAGCAGTGGTGAGCGACATAGAAGCCAGCAGCGATACCCAGCTTAACCTGGTGTTGCGCGGGGTGATTGGCAGCAGTACCGAATCGGCGGCGCGTGCGATTATTGTGGCGGGCGATAAAGCCGATGTTTACGCCGTAGGTGATACCTTGCCCGTGGGTAACAAGGTCACCCTCGCCAAGGTGTTGGATGTGCGCGTGATTATCAACAACAACGGCAGCTTTGAATCGCTGTGGATGTTCAAAGATGATCCCAATGCTCCTAAATTAACCAGCAGTTATTCGGCGCCACCAGCGCAAGATAACAGTGCAGCCAACTTCCAGCCGCCGTCACTTACTGGTGATAAAAGCCCGGTATACGATTCGCCGTCGGCAGCGGCTGAGCCTTCAATGGCGCAGGTGACCAAAACCCTGGCGGATGTGGTGGCGATGAGTATTTACCGCGAGGGCGGTCAGGTGGTGGGTTATAAAATTCGCCCCGGACGCAATGCGGAGCTCTTTGATGCCTTGGGCTTGCAGGCTGACGATATAGTGACGGCTGTCAATGGGGTGCCGCTCAGCGCGCCAGGCAAGGTTATGGAAATATATAAAAGTATGGGTAGTGCCACCTCAGCGAATCTCGAAATCAGACGCGGTGGCAGTACAGTTAACCTAGACGTAATGCTCAAGTGA
- a CDS encoding exodeoxyribonuclease VII small subunit: MPPKKKSIDFEQSLATLESLVARMEQGDMTLEESLQAFETGIALTRECQTRLAAAEQQVTLLIEQQGNIRLEAFDRDEGEA; encoded by the coding sequence ATGCCGCCCAAGAAAAAAAGCATCGACTTTGAGCAATCGCTCGCCACGCTCGAAAGCCTGGTGGCGCGTATGGAGCAGGGCGATATGACATTGGAAGAATCGCTGCAGGCGTTTGAAACCGGCATAGCCCTGACCCGCGAGTGTCAAACCCGCCTCGCCGCCGCTGAACAACAGGTCACCTTACTGATTGAACAACAGGGCAATATCCGCTTGGAAGCCTTTGATCGCGATGAAGGCGAGGCCTGA
- a CDS encoding polyprenyl synthetase family protein produces MDTDFNSFASACRLRVDSALDQYFPAGSDPTQLRAAMRYSLFNGGKRVRPILAYASALAINPSIELPLIDPVACALECLHSYSLVHDDLPAMDDDDLRRGKPTCHIAFTEASAILAGDGLQTLAFDLLTQTELPANTQIQLVRQLAAGSGAGGMVLGQAIDLAAVDHQLSLAQLETMHNHKTGALIRAAVAMGALSAGASAAQLAALDNYAAAIGLAFQVQDDILDVTADTATLGKQQGADIARNKPTYVSLLGLDSAKAKAAELHQQAQAALLDFGDSAVHLRQLARYIVERSN; encoded by the coding sequence ATGGACACGGATTTCAATAGCTTTGCCAGCGCCTGTCGCCTGCGGGTTGATAGCGCCCTTGATCAGTATTTCCCTGCCGGTAGCGACCCAACCCAACTGCGCGCTGCCATGCGCTACAGCCTGTTTAATGGCGGCAAGCGGGTGCGCCCGATCCTTGCCTACGCCTCGGCACTGGCGATAAACCCCAGTATCGAGCTGCCCCTGATCGATCCCGTCGCCTGTGCTCTGGAGTGCCTGCACTCCTACAGTCTGGTGCACGACGACCTGCCCGCCATGGACGATGACGATCTGCGCCGCGGCAAACCCACCTGCCATATCGCCTTTACCGAGGCCAGCGCCATTCTCGCGGGCGACGGCCTGCAGACCTTGGCTTTTGACCTGCTTACCCAAACCGAATTACCCGCCAACACCCAGATCCAGCTGGTGCGCCAACTGGCCGCAGGCTCGGGCGCCGGGGGCATGGTGCTGGGCCAAGCGATTGATTTAGCCGCCGTAGATCACCAGCTCAGCCTCGCGCAGCTGGAAACCATGCACAATCACAAAACCGGCGCGCTAATCCGCGCCGCCGTTGCGATGGGCGCACTCAGCGCCGGTGCCAGCGCGGCACAACTGGCGGCGCTCGATAACTACGCCGCCGCTATCGGCCTGGCCTTTCAGGTGCAAGACGATATTCTCGATGTCACTGCCGACACCGCCACCCTGGGCAAACAGCAAGGGGCCGATATAGCTCGCAACAAGCCGACTTACGTATCACTACTGGGACTGGATAGTGCCAAAGCCAAAGCTGCTGAATTACATCAGCAGGCGCAGGCCGCACTGCTGGATTTTGGTGACAGCGCCGTCCATTTGCGCCAACTGGCGCGCTATATAGTAGAAAGGTCGAACTAG
- the dxs gene encoding 1-deoxy-D-xylulose-5-phosphate synthase, with product MHNEIPTSRPLTPLLDSIDSPTELRALSEKQLPQLAEELRAFLLYSVGQTGGHFGAGLGVVELTIALHYVYQTPNDRLVWDVGHQTYPHKILTSRRERMGTIRQGSGLSGFPKREESEFDTFGVGHSSTSISAAQGMAIGAKMAGIERKVAAIIGDGAMTAGMAFEALNHAAHTETDMLVVLNDNNMSISPNVGGFSTYLSKIWASKFYNSLREGSKQVLGIIPPAWEFARRTEEHFKGFMSPGTLFEEMGFNYVGPINGHDLGDLVRCLSNLREIKGPKLLHIITQKGKGFEPAELDPVGYHALNKIEPKKAELGAVDAPKKVKYQDVFGRWLCDMAAQDDKLIGITPAMCEGSGMVEFAAHFPERFYDVAIAEQHAVTLAAGMACEGQKPVVAIYSTFLQRAYDQLVHDVALQNLDVTFAIDRAGLVGEDGPTHAGSFDISFLRCIPNMVIAAPSDENECRQLLYTAYHYQGPAAVRYPRGTGPGTAIEKTMTALPIGKGVIKREGKQVALLCFGPLLATAQQVAEQHNYTLVDMRFVKPLDAQLVEQLAGSHQLLVTLEENTIAGGAGSAVTEHLNHIGLICPTLQLGFGDEFVEHASQKQQLASQGLDAKSIAERISLRLKATTSDARSIAH from the coding sequence ATGCATAACGAGATACCCACCTCCCGCCCGCTCACGCCACTGCTCGATAGCATCGACAGCCCCACTGAGCTGCGCGCCCTGAGCGAAAAGCAGCTGCCGCAACTGGCAGAAGAACTGCGCGCCTTTTTGCTCTACAGCGTCGGCCAGACCGGCGGTCACTTTGGCGCTGGCCTCGGTGTGGTAGAACTCACTATCGCACTGCATTACGTCTATCAAACCCCGAACGACCGCCTAGTGTGGGATGTGGGCCACCAGACCTATCCACACAAAATCCTGACCTCGCGCCGCGAGCGCATGGGCACTATTCGTCAGGGCAGCGGCCTGTCCGGTTTCCCCAAGCGCGAAGAGAGCGAGTTCGATACCTTTGGGGTCGGCCACTCCAGCACCTCCATCAGCGCCGCCCAAGGCATGGCGATTGGCGCCAAAATGGCAGGTATTGAACGCAAAGTGGCAGCGATTATCGGCGATGGCGCCATGACTGCCGGTATGGCATTTGAAGCGCTGAACCACGCCGCGCACACTGAGACCGATATGTTAGTGGTACTCAATGACAACAACATGTCCATCTCCCCCAATGTGGGCGGCTTTTCCACTTACCTGTCCAAAATCTGGGCGAGCAAGTTTTACAACTCCCTGCGCGAAGGCAGCAAACAGGTGCTGGGCATAATCCCACCCGCCTGGGAGTTTGCGCGCCGCACCGAGGAGCACTTCAAGGGTTTTATGTCGCCCGGCACCTTGTTTGAAGAGATGGGTTTTAACTATGTCGGCCCCATCAACGGCCACGATCTGGGCGATTTAGTGCGCTGCCTAAGCAACCTGCGCGAGATCAAAGGCCCAAAACTGCTGCACATCATCACCCAGAAAGGCAAAGGTTTTGAGCCAGCGGAGCTGGACCCGGTGGGCTATCACGCGCTCAACAAAATCGAGCCCAAAAAAGCCGAACTGGGTGCGGTGGATGCCCCCAAAAAAGTGAAATATCAGGACGTATTTGGCCGCTGGCTGTGCGATATGGCGGCGCAGGATGACAAGCTAATTGGCATCACCCCCGCCATGTGTGAAGGGTCAGGCATGGTGGAATTTGCCGCCCACTTCCCCGAGCGCTTTTACGATGTAGCCATCGCCGAGCAACACGCGGTGACACTGGCAGCAGGCATGGCCTGTGAAGGCCAGAAGCCGGTAGTGGCGATCTACTCCACCTTTTTACAGCGCGCCTACGACCAGTTGGTACACGACGTCGCCCTGCAGAATCTGGACGTCACCTTTGCCATCGACCGCGCGGGTTTGGTCGGCGAAGACGGCCCCACCCACGCCGGCAGTTTTGATATCAGCTTCCTGCGCTGTATTCCCAATATGGTGATTGCCGCACCGAGCGACGAAAATGAGTGCCGCCAGCTGCTTTACACCGCCTACCACTACCAAGGCCCCGCCGCTGTGCGCTACCCGCGCGGAACAGGCCCGGGCACAGCGATAGAAAAAACCATGACCGCCCTGCCCATCGGCAAAGGGGTTATCAAACGCGAGGGTAAACAAGTCGCCCTGCTCTGTTTTGGGCCGCTGCTGGCTACCGCCCAACAAGTCGCCGAGCAGCATAATTACACCCTGGTGGATATGCGTTTTGTGAAACCGCTGGATGCACAATTAGTGGAGCAGCTGGCGGGCTCACATCAATTGCTGGTGACCCTGGAAGAGAATACGATTGCTGGCGGTGCAGGCAGTGCCGTGACCGAACATTTAAATCATATCGGCCTGATTTGCCCGACCTTACAGCTCGGTTTTGGCGATGAATTTGTTGAACACGCCAGCCAGAAACAGCAGCTGGCAAGCCAGGGGCTGGACGCCAAATCCATCGCCGAGCGTATTAGTTTGCGCCTGAAGGCAACAACAAGCGACGCCAGATCCATAGCACACTAA
- a CDS encoding chemotaxis protein codes for MSSSKADHSQGLLLFRLHNQQIFGLGTLKIQELVPYQAVTPMVNQHPGILGALNIRGQTMPIVDLAAAVGKGATPQDALASSFIIVTDVQRQKVGFLVRQIERIADTNWRDIRAPDKFLGNSIYITGVTRVDNQLVQLLDVEVIMARLFPLDASKATATITDVEREQLRPMRILLVDDSRTARKQLSDSLDAINVRYQVTDDGQKALEIMRAAANSGQPIDILVSDIEMPGLDGYELAFAVRDNKQLASAYIILHTSLSSSISVSQARQVGADEALTKFDARELIDAMLRGATKKIR; via the coding sequence TTGTCATCCTCTAAAGCTGATCACTCCCAAGGCCTGCTGTTGTTTCGCCTGCACAACCAACAGATATTTGGCCTGGGCACACTTAAAATCCAGGAATTGGTTCCCTATCAAGCCGTGACCCCCATGGTCAACCAGCACCCGGGGATTCTGGGTGCGCTCAATATTCGCGGCCAGACCATGCCCATAGTCGACCTCGCGGCAGCGGTGGGCAAAGGCGCCACCCCGCAAGATGCGCTGGCCAGTAGTTTTATTATTGTCACCGATGTACAGCGCCAAAAAGTGGGTTTTCTGGTGCGCCAGATCGAGCGTATTGCCGATACTAACTGGCGCGATATCCGCGCGCCCGATAAATTTTTGGGCAATAGCATTTACATCACCGGCGTAACCCGGGTCGACAACCAGCTGGTACAACTGCTGGATGTGGAAGTGATCATGGCACGCCTCTTCCCGCTCGACGCCTCCAAAGCCACCGCCACCATTACCGATGTAGAACGCGAGCAGCTGCGCCCCATGCGTATTTTATTGGTGGACGACTCGCGCACCGCGCGCAAACAGTTAAGCGATTCCCTCGATGCCATCAATGTGCGCTATCAGGTGACCGATGACGGCCAAAAGGCACTGGAGATTATGCGCGCCGCCGCCAACAGCGGACAGCCCATCGATATATTAGTTAGCGATATCGAAATGCCGGGGCTGGACGGCTACGAGCTAGCCTTTGCCGTGCGCGACAACAAACAGCTCGCCAGCGCCTACATCATCCTGCACACCTCACTCTCCAGCAGCATCAGCGTCAGCCAAGCCCGCCAGGTCGGTGCCGACGAAGCGCTCACCAAATTCGACGCGCGTGAATTAATTGATGCGATGTTGCGTGGCGCCACCAAAAAAATTCGCTAA
- a CDS encoding LysR family transcriptional regulator — protein sequence MQHWERVEAFIAVVRFGSFAAAARELQVSNSHVSRLVSQLEQQLGTQLLYRTTRQIRLTDAGQLYYDSCRHLFDGLREAESLLQHHQGQPTGLLKITAATTFGDRYIAPLVNDFQLLYPQLKVQMYFSNRQVELIEEGFDLAIRMGVMRESTLIAKRLCDRREYIVGSPDYLARISAPQTLTDLERHNCLVGTRGYWLLSDGGQRKDLQVRGNWQANSGPALLDAALKGLGLAQLPDYYVDEFLADGRLVKVLDDYRFNDAGVWVVYPQQRHLAPKVRLFIDFLAERFAGGVASLV from the coding sequence ATGCAACATTGGGAGCGGGTAGAGGCATTTATCGCGGTAGTTCGATTTGGCAGCTTTGCCGCCGCAGCGCGGGAGCTGCAAGTATCCAATTCCCATGTGAGTCGGCTGGTGAGCCAGCTGGAGCAGCAGTTGGGCACCCAATTGCTCTATCGCACCACGCGCCAAATCCGCCTGACCGATGCGGGGCAACTCTATTACGACAGCTGTCGCCATTTGTTTGATGGGCTGCGCGAGGCGGAATCGCTGCTGCAGCATCATCAAGGCCAGCCTACGGGATTGCTGAAAATTACCGCGGCGACCACCTTTGGCGACCGTTATATCGCGCCCTTGGTGAACGACTTCCAACTGCTTTACCCGCAACTCAAGGTACAGATGTACTTCAGCAACCGGCAGGTGGAGTTAATTGAAGAGGGGTTTGATCTGGCGATTCGCATGGGGGTCATGCGCGAATCCACCCTGATCGCCAAACGCCTGTGTGACCGGCGCGAATATATTGTCGGTTCACCTGACTACCTTGCGCGTATTTCGGCGCCGCAAACACTCACAGACTTGGAGCGCCACAATTGTTTGGTGGGCACGCGCGGTTATTGGCTGTTAAGTGACGGTGGCCAGCGTAAGGATCTACAGGTGCGCGGTAACTGGCAGGCCAACTCCGGCCCGGCCCTGCTGGACGCGGCGCTGAAAGGTTTGGGGCTGGCGCAGTTACCGGATTATTACGTGGATGAATTTCTCGCCGATGGCCGCTTGGTGAAGGTATTGGACGACTACCGTTTTAACGACGCCGGAGTCTGGGTGGTCTACCCCCAGCAGCGCCATTTGGCGCCCAAGGTACGGTTGTTTATCGATTTTCTGGCGGAGCGATTTGCGGGTGGGGTGGCGTCATTGGTTTGA